In Phyllobacterium zundukense, one DNA window encodes the following:
- a CDS encoding DUF3861 domain-containing protein, with protein sequence MPHTYRITVEELGEAAFASDARTLTFDASNHDDLIRILELMRDKAILPDGETAEFTIGLKLFTEVVLRHRAEPLFSELFPHLGAFMKKLKGYEKASI encoded by the coding sequence ATGCCCCACACATATCGAATAACAGTCGAGGAACTTGGCGAAGCTGCTTTCGCCTCTGACGCCAGAACTCTTACGTTTGATGCCAGCAATCACGACGATCTAATCCGGATTCTCGAACTTATGCGCGATAAAGCTATTCTCCCCGATGGCGAGACCGCTGAATTCACCATCGGCCTCAAGCTCTTCACCGAGGTCGTGTTGCGGCATCGAGCGGAGCCGCTGTTTAGCGAACTCTTTCCACACCTTGGCGCGTTCATGAAAAAGCTCAAGGGATACGAGAAAGCTTCAATATGA
- a CDS encoding LysR family transcriptional regulator, translated as MPRPDLNLLVTLDVLLSEGSVARAARRLRLSPSAMSRALARLRETTGDPLLVRASRGLVPTPRALELCERVSQLVQEAETVLRPAEKLNLKQLVRTFTLRTREGFVENFGPDLIARVSKEAPGVRLSFVQKTSKDSTSLRDGSVDLETGVLGKSTSPELRAQGLFRDRYIGVVRKGHALSQGEITPSRYAAGKHIGVSPRDIDKGAIDEALKSFGLEREIVTIVGGFSAVLALARASDLIASVPERHTGALRTGMFSFPLPVAMPEVTISLLWHPRQDADPAHRWLRACVRDVCAE; from the coding sequence ATGCCGCGTCCCGATCTCAATCTGCTTGTTACCCTTGATGTGCTGCTTAGCGAAGGCAGCGTTGCCCGTGCCGCCCGACGGTTGCGGCTTAGTCCGTCGGCGATGAGCCGGGCGCTGGCACGCTTACGTGAGACGACGGGCGACCCACTATTGGTCAGGGCCAGTCGCGGTCTCGTTCCCACACCCCGAGCGCTCGAACTGTGCGAACGTGTCAGTCAGCTCGTGCAGGAGGCAGAAACGGTTCTTCGCCCTGCTGAGAAGCTCAACCTCAAACAGCTCGTTCGAACATTCACGCTGCGGACCCGCGAAGGCTTTGTTGAGAATTTCGGACCAGATCTCATTGCGCGCGTCAGCAAGGAGGCTCCTGGCGTGCGGCTATCCTTCGTGCAGAAAACAAGCAAGGACAGCACGTCTCTTCGCGACGGGAGCGTCGATCTGGAAACAGGGGTTCTAGGGAAGTCGACCAGTCCGGAATTGCGTGCGCAAGGCTTGTTTCGAGACCGCTATATTGGCGTCGTGCGGAAGGGGCACGCGCTGAGCCAAGGCGAGATCACACCCTCCCGGTATGCGGCGGGCAAGCACATCGGTGTCTCGCCGCGGGATATCGACAAGGGGGCGATTGATGAAGCCTTGAAGTCGTTTGGGCTGGAACGGGAGATCGTCACCATCGTCGGCGGTTTTTCAGCCGTGCTGGCTCTCGCTCGGGCCTCCGACCTGATTGCCAGCGTTCCCGAACGGCACACCGGAGCCCTGCGCACCGGAATGTTTAGTTTTCCGCTTCCGGTCGCCATGCCGGAGGTCACAATTTCACTGCTCTGGCACCCGCGGCAGGATGCCGATCCGGCGCATCGCTGGTTGCGCGCGTGTGTGCGGGACGTTTGCGCGGAGTAA
- a CDS encoding Kelch repeat-containing protein, producing MAKPMPVAQSENSSAVIDDKWYIIGGIDVPQTAPVGSVIVYDAKADSWSRLKDMPEPAHHTATVGLDGKVYVFGGFVGTPGARRWQPIADSFSYDPKTNSWSKLAPMPIARGSAQAVALNGKIYVIGGAHTHEHGREMKEPLWAGVPNIVGRTVEEYDPATNTWRERAPMQVERNHFLAAGVDGEIYAIDGRVGLPFVTKSDVTDLVEAYDAKADTWTFKSRSPTRRGGVSGAAYNGKIYVTGGEYQDPEGKRTYWALEAYDPKTDTWQTLPHMQIARHGFVAGFIGNEFHVAGGSFQSDGMPGINAQMDTHEVYAVAK from the coding sequence ATGGCCAAGCCAATGCCCGTCGCGCAGAGCGAGAATTCGAGCGCCGTGATAGACGACAAATGGTACATCATCGGTGGCATCGATGTGCCCCAGACCGCGCCCGTCGGTTCCGTCATTGTTTATGATGCTAAAGCAGACAGTTGGTCTCGCCTAAAGGACATGCCGGAGCCAGCACACCACACCGCTACTGTCGGCCTCGACGGTAAGGTCTACGTGTTCGGCGGGTTCGTCGGGACGCCAGGTGCGCGGCGGTGGCAGCCAATTGCGGACTCTTTCTCGTACGACCCCAAAACTAATAGCTGGTCGAAGCTTGCACCGATGCCGATCGCTCGCGGTTCGGCGCAGGCTGTCGCATTGAACGGGAAGATTTACGTGATTGGGGGTGCCCATACTCATGAACACGGCCGCGAAATGAAAGAACCCCTCTGGGCCGGGGTGCCGAACATTGTCGGAAGGACAGTCGAGGAGTACGACCCCGCCACCAATACCTGGCGCGAGCGTGCCCCTATGCAGGTCGAGCGTAACCATTTCTTAGCGGCGGGAGTTGACGGCGAAATTTATGCGATTGACGGTCGAGTTGGCCTTCCTTTTGTGACAAAGAGCGATGTCACAGACCTCGTAGAAGCCTACGATGCGAAAGCCGATACGTGGACTTTCAAGTCCAGGTCACCGACCAGGCGCGGGGGCGTTTCAGGTGCAGCCTACAATGGCAAGATTTATGTGACTGGCGGCGAATATCAGGACCCTGAGGGCAAGCGGACATACTGGGCCCTTGAAGCCTATGACCCCAAAACCGACACTTGGCAAACGCTCCCGCACATGCAGATCGCACGGCACGGTTTCGTGGCTGGGTTCATTGGCAACGAATTCCATGTTGCTGGCGGATCGTTTCAATCGGACGGTATGCCCGGCATCAATGCTCAAATGGACACACACGAGGTCTACGCCGTGGCTAAGTAG
- a CDS encoding MFS transporter, which yields MKPIIAPLDEAIPAERIPSVRWALASLSLSMLLSSLGTSIATIGLPAMAQAFNASFGQVQWIVLAYLLAITTLIVSVGRLGDITGRRRLLLAGLILFTLASAVSGMAPTLWLLIVARAVQGFGAAIMMALTMAFIGETVPKAKTGSAMGLLGTMSSIGTALGPSLGGVLIAGFGWRAIFLINVPVGLLTFFLALRYLPVDHRAPKADRAGFDHLGTLLLALTLGAYALAVTIGRGSFGPLNTALLLAAGCGIGLFVLVEARAASPLIRLAVFRDRGLSASLATSALVSTVIMVTLVVGPFYLSRVFGLDAALVGLVLSAGPIAGALTGVPAGRIADRFGAGRMTVIGLGGMAAGCFTLSLMPVAFGLPGYIVPLIVITTSYALFQTANNTAVMTDISPDQRGVISGMLNLSRNLGLITGASVMGAVFALASATIDITTARPEAVATGMRITFAVAGCLIVVALVIAVGSRALATRRPLART from the coding sequence ATGAAGCCAATAATTGCTCCACTAGATGAGGCCATCCCTGCTGAGCGAATACCCTCGGTTCGCTGGGCGCTCGCCAGCCTTTCACTATCCATGTTGCTGTCCTCGCTCGGCACCAGCATCGCCACTATTGGCTTGCCGGCGATGGCACAGGCGTTCAACGCTTCCTTCGGGCAGGTCCAGTGGATTGTGCTGGCTTATCTCCTCGCCATCACCACTTTGATCGTCAGCGTCGGAAGGCTCGGTGACATCACCGGCCGCCGCCGGCTGCTGCTGGCAGGGCTCATCCTGTTTACCCTGGCTTCGGCTGTGAGCGGCATGGCGCCCACGCTCTGGCTGCTCATTGTCGCCCGGGCGGTGCAGGGCTTCGGCGCGGCGATCATGATGGCCCTCACCATGGCCTTTATCGGAGAGACGGTTCCAAAGGCAAAGACTGGCAGCGCCATGGGGCTGCTTGGTACGATGTCTTCGATTGGCACCGCTCTCGGCCCATCGCTCGGCGGCGTTCTGATTGCCGGATTCGGCTGGCGGGCAATCTTCCTCATCAACGTACCGGTTGGTCTCCTGACTTTTTTTCTCGCGCTTCGCTATCTGCCCGTTGATCATCGGGCGCCGAAGGCGGATCGGGCTGGCTTTGACCATTTGGGTACCCTGCTGCTTGCCCTGACGCTTGGGGCCTATGCGCTCGCCGTAACGATCGGGCGCGGCAGTTTCGGTCCGCTCAACACGGCGCTGCTGTTGGCTGCTGGCTGCGGAATCGGCTTGTTTGTGCTCGTCGAGGCGAGAGCAGCATCCCCTTTGATCCGGTTGGCGGTGTTCCGCGACCGGGGCTTGAGTGCGAGCCTCGCCACGAGCGCGCTCGTCTCCACGGTGATAATGGTCACGCTGGTGGTCGGACCGTTCTATCTTTCGCGTGTATTTGGGCTCGATGCTGCTCTTGTTGGTCTCGTCTTGTCGGCCGGTCCGATTGCCGGAGCGCTGACCGGTGTCCCGGCCGGTCGCATTGCGGACCGCTTTGGCGCCGGGCGCATGACCGTCATAGGGCTCGGCGGAATGGCGGCCGGTTGCTTCACCCTTTCCCTGATGCCGGTGGCGTTTGGCCTCCCCGGCTACATAGTCCCGCTCATCGTCATCACTACCAGCTACGCGCTGTTCCAGACGGCCAACAACACCGCCGTCATGACAGATATCAGCCCGGACCAGCGCGGCGTCATTTCCGGCATGCTCAACCTGTCGCGCAATCTCGGGCTCATCACCGGTGCATCCGTGATGGGCGCTGTGTTCGCGCTTGCGTCGGCGACGATCGATATTACGACGGCGCGTCCCGAGGCCGTTGCCACCGGTATGCGGATCACGTTTGCAGTTGCGGGGTGTCTGATCGTCGTCGCGCTCGTTATCGCGGTTGGAAGCCGTGCTCTTGCAACACGCCGCCCTTTGGCCCGAACCTAA
- a CDS encoding LysR family transcriptional regulator, with product MNLRFVETFLWIVRLGSFSAAAEKLNTTQASISNRIATLERELGVQLFDRDMRTVKLTPVGQQAVSKAEEIVKAVGEFREAIADPTSLKGSVSIGTIDSIVHSFLPRLVERVQDRYPGIAIDLNVDTSLNMAREIIERKIDLALIMGPALDHGLVNIDLGTYRCVWVASPKYGLAGKQLTLADLASYPLLAFSKGSVPHHGLLQQFREAGIEAPTISNSNSLATIMRLAKDGLGVAPLPRVILGEYVDAGALEILDVTPAFHPLTFHAVYADHPDSLLPSIIAQMAAEVSLCMADA from the coding sequence ATGAACCTGCGCTTTGTCGAAACATTTCTTTGGATCGTCCGGCTGGGCAGTTTTAGCGCCGCTGCGGAGAAATTGAACACAACGCAAGCCTCGATTTCCAACCGCATCGCCACACTGGAGCGCGAACTTGGTGTTCAGCTGTTCGATCGTGATATGCGCACGGTAAAATTGACGCCTGTCGGTCAGCAGGCAGTTTCCAAGGCAGAGGAAATTGTGAAGGCGGTCGGTGAATTCCGTGAGGCGATTGCTGATCCGACCAGTCTGAAAGGTTCGGTCAGTATCGGAACCATCGATTCGATCGTTCATTCCTTCCTGCCGCGTCTCGTCGAGCGCGTCCAGGACCGGTATCCAGGAATTGCTATCGATCTCAACGTCGATACGAGCCTCAATATGGCGCGGGAAATAATCGAGCGGAAAATCGATCTCGCTTTGATCATGGGCCCCGCACTCGATCATGGCTTGGTGAATATCGATCTTGGCACTTATCGTTGCGTATGGGTGGCGAGCCCGAAATATGGGCTGGCGGGAAAGCAACTGACGCTGGCTGATCTTGCAAGCTATCCCCTGTTGGCCTTTTCAAAGGGAAGTGTTCCTCACCATGGGCTGTTGCAGCAGTTTCGTGAAGCAGGGATCGAGGCGCCAACGATCTCAAACTCCAATTCGCTTGCCACGATCATGCGCCTTGCCAAGGATGGTCTTGGTGTAGCGCCTTTGCCCCGCGTCATCCTCGGAGAATATGTCGATGCGGGCGCTCTGGAAATTCTCGATGTTACGCCCGCATTCCATCCGCTTACGTTTCATGCGGTCTATGCCGATCATCCGGACAGTCTTCTCCCGTCGATCATTGCGCAGATGGCAGCGGAAGTATCCCTTTGCATGGCGGATGCCTGA
- a CDS encoding VOC family protein yields the protein MAIDFNHTILLARNSEASAKFLAEMLGLPAPRHWGPFQMVTTENGANLDYMDTDGEITPQHYAFLVSEAEFDEIFSRIRERNLPYWADPSRTQPGEINHHDGGRGVYFEDPNGHLIEIITRQYGSGGWNP from the coding sequence ATGGCTATCGATTTCAACCACACAATACTGTTGGCCCGCAACAGCGAGGCATCGGCAAAATTCTTGGCGGAAATGCTTGGCCTTCCAGCCCCGAGGCACTGGGGACCTTTCCAGATGGTCACAACCGAAAACGGTGCCAACCTCGACTACATGGATACCGACGGCGAAATCACGCCGCAGCATTATGCGTTCCTGGTCAGCGAAGCCGAGTTCGACGAGATCTTCAGTAGGATTCGTGAACGGAATCTCCCGTACTGGGCTGACCCTAGCCGGACGCAGCCGGGCGAGATCAATCACCACGATGGAGGCCGTGGCGTTTATTTCGAGGACCCGAACGGTCATCTTATCGAGATCATTACCCGTCAATACGGCAGCGGCGGATGGAACCCGTGA
- a CDS encoding carbon-nitrogen hydrolase family protein encodes MNSQDSKAANLETAARLINEAVENESPDLIVLPEYYAFLGEGRDNIYANGETFPDGDGYRLMSGLAAQHKVTIHAGSVVEQDGNKYYNTTIVFGPDGGELAKYRKIHLFDVDTPGGTIYRESDTISRGEDVVTYQVGDTKVGCAICYDVRFPELFRKLRDEGAEVIVLPAAFTLMTGKDHWEVLARARAIETQTYFLAVGQTMSHAEGRKWCWGHSMVIDPWGHIVAQCSDGVGTTSSKLDLGYVTKVRGDVPVARHHVL; translated from the coding sequence ATGAACTCGCAGGATAGCAAGGCCGCCAATCTTGAAACGGCTGCGCGTCTCATCAACGAAGCGGTTGAGAACGAGTCGCCCGATCTTATCGTATTGCCCGAATATTATGCCTTCCTCGGTGAAGGCCGCGACAATATCTATGCCAACGGCGAGACGTTTCCGGATGGCGACGGCTACCGGCTGATGTCGGGCCTTGCCGCTCAGCACAAGGTCACCATCCATGCAGGCAGCGTTGTCGAGCAGGACGGCAATAAATACTACAACACCACCATCGTCTTCGGTCCCGACGGCGGCGAACTGGCGAAATACCGCAAGATCCACCTGTTCGACGTGGATACGCCAGGGGGCACGATCTATCGCGAGTCCGATACGATCAGCCGCGGCGAGGATGTCGTGACCTATCAGGTCGGCGATACGAAAGTCGGCTGTGCCATCTGCTATGACGTGCGCTTCCCCGAGCTATTCCGCAAACTGCGCGACGAGGGCGCCGAAGTCATCGTTCTTCCAGCAGCCTTCACCCTGATGACCGGCAAGGATCATTGGGAAGTGCTGGCCCGCGCCCGTGCAATTGAAACCCAGACCTATTTCCTCGCCGTCGGCCAGACGATGTCGCATGCCGAGGGGCGCAAATGGTGCTGGGGTCATTCCATGGTCATCGATCCATGGGGCCATATAGTGGCGCAATGTTCCGATGGTGTCGGCACCACCAGTTCCAAGCTCGACCTCGGTTACGTCACAAAAGTGCGCGGTGATGTCCCCGTCGCCCGCCACCACGTTCTTTGA
- a CDS encoding MBL fold metallo-hydrolase, translating to MTEIQSPTRRRFLGATASGLATPYLLQSNTFVASAFAQEAEAPSDFRVTRIQVGSFKITIVSDGGTIQNRPWETYGTDRKPHEVQALLKENFLPTDKFVVSYAPLIIDTGTEVILVDTGFGENGRPNGAGKMLAALQFAGYTPDQISLVFLTHLHRDHVGGLREAGAETFPKARYAVNATEFDFWVSEARIGSAAEPNHRDVIEKVKPLAPRISFVSDGEGVLPGITALAAPGHSPGHMILNIESDGRRVVLAADTVVHYALGLQRPNWEVRFDMDKPAAAATRKRVLDMIASDKVPFLGYHMPHPSIGFLDRKGDGYYFVPATYQFAI from the coding sequence ATGACCGAAATCCAATCGCCCACACGCCGACGGTTCCTTGGAGCAACAGCGTCGGGTCTCGCAACGCCATATCTGCTTCAATCGAATACCTTCGTCGCCAGCGCATTTGCTCAGGAAGCGGAAGCCCCGTCGGATTTTCGCGTAACCAGAATCCAAGTGGGCTCGTTCAAGATCACCATTGTCAGTGATGGAGGCACAATTCAGAATCGACCTTGGGAAACCTATGGAACGGACCGCAAACCACACGAGGTCCAAGCACTTCTAAAGGAAAACTTCCTTCCGACTGACAAGTTCGTAGTCAGCTACGCGCCCCTCATCATCGACACCGGCACCGAAGTCATCCTTGTCGACACCGGCTTCGGCGAAAATGGAAGGCCAAATGGTGCTGGCAAAATGCTCGCCGCATTGCAATTCGCCGGATACACGCCCGATCAGATCAGTTTGGTGTTCCTCACCCACCTACACAGAGACCACGTTGGCGGGCTGCGAGAGGCTGGAGCCGAGACGTTTCCCAAAGCTCGCTATGCCGTGAACGCGACCGAGTTCGACTTCTGGGTCTCGGAGGCGCGGATCGGGTCTGCGGCGGAACCAAACCACCGCGACGTCATCGAGAAAGTCAAACCGCTTGCGCCACGTATTTCATTCGTATCGGACGGCGAGGGTGTCTTGCCGGGCATTACTGCCCTCGCAGCACCAGGGCATTCGCCGGGCCACATGATTTTGAATATCGAGTCCGACGGACGACGCGTCGTCCTTGCGGCAGACACAGTCGTCCACTACGCACTCGGATTGCAGCGTCCAAACTGGGAGGTTCGCTTTGACATGGACAAGCCAGCCGCTGCGGCAACCAGGAAGAGAGTATTGGACATGATTGCATCCGATAAGGTTCCCTTCCTTGGCTACCACATGCCTCATCCCTCCATTGGCTTCCTGGATCGCAAGGGGGATGGATACTATTTCGTCCCTGCAACATATCAGTTCGCTATCTGA
- a CDS encoding NADPH-dependent FMN reductase — MKKVAVLVGSLRRESINGKLARVLARLAKDHLEFDIIDLANVPMYNDELWENVPEAVIELKQRIAKADGVLFMSPEYNRSFTAVLKNAIDWGTRPYGQNSFSGKPGAIIGTSPGAIGSAVGQSQLRSVLGAIQVVVMGQPEIYLSWNDDLVDADDNVVVESTKRYLETWVDHFTRWIERLAPPA; from the coding sequence ATGAAAAAGGTTGCAGTTTTGGTTGGCTCGCTGCGCCGCGAGTCCATCAATGGAAAACTCGCGCGGGTGCTGGCCCGGCTGGCTAAGGACCATCTTGAATTCGACATCATCGATTTGGCTAACGTGCCAATGTATAATGACGAACTTTGGGAAAACGTGCCTGAAGCGGTGATCGAGCTAAAACAGCGGATCGCAAAAGCAGACGGCGTTTTGTTCATGTCTCCTGAATATAACCGATCCTTCACAGCGGTACTCAAGAATGCCATCGACTGGGGCACACGTCCCTATGGCCAGAACTCTTTCTCAGGCAAGCCTGGGGCAATCATCGGTACGTCGCCGGGTGCAATAGGATCGGCCGTTGGGCAAAGCCAGCTTCGCAGCGTCCTGGGTGCGATCCAGGTCGTCGTTATGGGGCAGCCAGAAATCTATCTCTCGTGGAACGACGACCTGGTTGATGCTGACGACAACGTTGTTGTCGAATCCACCAAGAGGTATCTCGAAACCTGGGTTGATCATTTTACGCGTTGGATCGAACGCTTGGCTCCCCCAGCCTGA
- a CDS encoding MFS transporter, with protein MTHQPHTRLQTLAAESAMILGAFLLGTSEFAAMGLLPEMARDSHVTIDVAGTSVTAYALGVVIGAPLIATMAAKTPRHMLLVFLLLFCAAGNALSALTGSFSTLIAARFMSGLPHGAYFGIASLIAATLAHPGRRAQAVARVMMGLGLANLIGAPVGTFLGEHTTWRLTYFLLAALAALAAIICRASVPAIQAAHGSGPLKELSALAKPQVWLAFGIGSVGLGGLFAVYTYLVPTLVSVTGISESHAPLVLVVIGLGMFVGNFLGGWLADRGIMRAIGILLVLNLVAFAIFFFSVHNTIAISISVFVAGLAALALVPPLQARLMDVAGHAQALGAMLNGCAINVANALGAALGGAVIAAHFSPASTPCPRSFTGPIANLDRACSLA; from the coding sequence ATGACACACCAACCACACACACGCTTGCAGACGCTCGCGGCGGAATCGGCGATGATCCTGGGAGCATTTCTCCTCGGCACTTCCGAATTCGCCGCCATGGGCCTGCTACCCGAAATGGCCCGCGATAGCCACGTCACGATTGATGTTGCCGGAACCTCTGTCACTGCCTACGCTCTTGGCGTCGTCATCGGCGCTCCGTTGATCGCAACAATGGCGGCTAAAACGCCACGCCACATGCTGCTGGTCTTTCTCCTTCTCTTCTGCGCGGCCGGAAATGCATTGTCTGCACTTACTGGTAGCTTTTCGACACTGATCGCAGCACGTTTCATGTCCGGCCTTCCTCACGGAGCATACTTCGGGATCGCATCCCTCATTGCAGCAACGTTGGCTCATCCGGGTAGGCGGGCGCAAGCCGTTGCCCGAGTTATGATGGGGCTAGGCCTTGCCAACCTTATAGGCGCTCCGGTCGGGACTTTCCTCGGAGAGCATACGACGTGGCGTCTAACGTACTTCCTGTTGGCAGCGCTGGCGGCCCTTGCGGCTATCATCTGTCGGGCCAGCGTTCCGGCAATTCAGGCTGCGCACGGCTCCGGTCCTCTCAAGGAATTGAGCGCTTTGGCAAAACCACAGGTTTGGCTGGCTTTCGGGATAGGTTCAGTCGGTCTCGGCGGCCTCTTCGCGGTATATACCTATCTGGTGCCAACCCTGGTGTCCGTCACTGGAATATCCGAAAGTCACGCCCCGCTCGTTTTGGTCGTGATCGGGCTTGGTATGTTCGTTGGAAACTTCTTGGGTGGTTGGCTCGCGGATCGAGGCATAATGCGGGCGATAGGCATACTGCTGGTCTTGAACCTCGTGGCCTTCGCGATCTTCTTCTTTAGTGTTCACAACACGATTGCGATCTCCATCAGCGTCTTCGTTGCTGGATTGGCGGCGCTCGCTCTCGTGCCGCCGTTGCAGGCCCGTCTTATGGATGTCGCTGGACACGCACAGGCGCTGGGCGCAATGCTAAACGGTTGCGCGATCAATGTTGCCAATGCGCTTGGTGCTGCCCTTGGCGGAGCGGTTATCGCGGCTCACTTCAGTCCGGCATCAACACCTTGCCCTCGATCCTTCACAGGGCCGATAGCCAACCTGGACCGGGCTTGTTCTCTCGCATGA
- a CDS encoding GlcG/HbpS family heme-binding protein, which translates to MSISKWSAMAAVTLPKYGADISVDTAKVIAAAATKECAAHSWPMAIAVTDTHGALVYYEKMDDTELSQAAVEKAAAAALYKRPTRAFYDVTAKAGPFMLTMPGVLAAPGAWPVIKDGKIIGALAASGGTGDQDDVCAKAGLAAL; encoded by the coding sequence ATGTCTATTTCTAAGTGGAGCGCAATGGCTGCAGTCACCCTTCCTAAATACGGCGCTGACATCTCCGTGGATACCGCCAAGGTTATTGCCGCTGCAGCAACCAAGGAATGTGCTGCTCACAGCTGGCCAATGGCTATTGCAGTGACCGACACACACGGTGCCCTTGTATACTACGAAAAGATGGATGACACCGAACTCTCCCAGGCCGCCGTTGAAAAGGCCGCCGCAGCAGCCCTCTACAAGCGCCCGACACGTGCATTCTACGACGTAACTGCGAAAGCCGGTCCGTTCATGCTGACCATGCCTGGCGTCCTCGCTGCTCCTGGTGCGTGGCCGGTGATCAAGGACGGCAAGATCATCGGCGCTCTCGCTGCCAGCGGTGGCACGGGGGATCAAGACGACGTTTGCGCCAAAGCTGGCCTAGCCGCCCTCTAA
- a CDS encoding LysR family transcriptional regulator, which produces MYKPEMRELTAFVEVARQLNFTRAAANVGVSVPTFSQTLRGLEEKLGVRLLTRTTRSVSLTDAGTDFLASLEPLLASLDVALDGLNRFRSETGGRLRILGSRTASTLIVGPLIGRFLSTHPDIELEMLVDDLHVDLVESRIDAGIQVGERIEKDMVAVRLVDPFEEVVMASSEYLQKQGEPDTPASLNEHRCIRLRSSWDGTVHPWVLTKGEEKVEPSTGAHFVANDLRVLASVVRGGGGIGLLPKVLVKDALASGELVQLLDGWSSWISGIYLFYPSRRQMPAALGAFIKFMRENKPGPGWLSAL; this is translated from the coding sequence TTGTACAAACCTGAAATGCGCGAGCTAACTGCTTTCGTCGAGGTCGCACGCCAACTCAACTTCACGCGAGCCGCCGCCAATGTCGGCGTCTCGGTTCCAACTTTCAGCCAGACCCTTCGCGGCTTGGAGGAGAAGCTTGGGGTGCGCCTTTTAACGCGTACGACCCGCAGCGTCTCCCTTACTGACGCAGGGACGGATTTCCTAGCTTCCTTGGAGCCACTGTTGGCGAGCCTTGATGTAGCTCTTGACGGACTGAACAGATTTCGCAGTGAGACCGGTGGTCGCCTACGGATTCTTGGCTCCAGGACCGCTTCCACGCTCATTGTTGGCCCCTTGATTGGACGCTTTCTTTCTACTCATCCCGACATCGAGCTAGAGATGCTGGTCGACGATCTTCACGTTGACTTGGTCGAAAGTCGGATCGACGCTGGTATCCAGGTCGGTGAGCGGATCGAGAAGGATATGGTCGCTGTGCGCCTCGTCGATCCATTCGAAGAAGTGGTTATGGCTTCGTCTGAGTACCTTCAGAAGCAAGGTGAACCAGATACCCCTGCTAGCCTCAACGAACATCGGTGCATCCGATTGAGGTCCTCTTGGGACGGCACTGTCCACCCGTGGGTGCTCACAAAAGGTGAGGAAAAGGTTGAACCTTCGACAGGTGCGCACTTTGTCGCCAACGATTTGCGCGTTCTAGCTTCGGTCGTTCGGGGCGGTGGAGGGATCGGATTGCTTCCTAAAGTCCTTGTCAAAGATGCGTTGGCGTCGGGAGAACTTGTCCAGCTCCTCGACGGCTGGAGTTCCTGGATATCAGGCATCTATCTTTTTTATCCGAGCAGGCGGCAGATGCCTGCCGCCCTTGGCGCGTTCATTAAGTTCATGCGAGAGAACAAGCCCGGTCCAGGTTGGCTATCGGCCCTGTGA
- a CDS encoding PadR family transcriptional regulator, with translation MEDKHNGSQTSSSRRMLDSDELGLLLLLLIEGSDPRHGYDLIKEIKRRSGETYAPSSGIVYPRLALMMDQDLLQSSAPDVQKRAYHLTEQGMRHLEEHRDEAQGVLARIEALRFRGANVSAGPVGRAMQNLKTALGQQLAGDPPRELQLDVAEIIDEAVRKIERL, from the coding sequence ATGGAAGATAAACATAACGGTTCGCAGACGTCATCAAGCCGCCGCATGCTCGACAGCGACGAATTGGGATTGCTTCTGCTCCTTCTCATAGAAGGTAGCGACCCCCGGCATGGCTACGACTTGATCAAGGAGATCAAGAGGAGGTCGGGTGAAACCTACGCTCCGAGTTCGGGGATTGTGTATCCGCGCCTCGCCTTGATGATGGATCAAGACCTTCTGCAATCGTCGGCTCCAGACGTGCAGAAGCGTGCCTATCACCTAACCGAGCAAGGGATGCGGCATCTCGAAGAGCATCGAGATGAAGCTCAAGGTGTTCTGGCAAGGATTGAGGCCTTGCGTTTTCGAGGGGCAAATGTGTCAGCAGGACCGGTGGGTCGCGCTATGCAGAACTTGAAAACGGCGCTTGGCCAACAGCTCGCAGGAGACCCACCGAGAGAGCTACAGCTCGACGTCGCGGAGATAATCGATGAGGCGGTGCGGAAGATTGAGCGGTTGTAA